The Thermococcus sibiricus MM 739 DNA window ACCCAAAAAAGAATACCCCGTCGATAAAAGCATAGTATAATGGTTTAATCCCGATTCTATCCCTTGCGAGTATTAGTTTCTTCTCATTTTTGTCCCATATGGCAAACGCAAATCAGTTTATTAATGAAATTTTCTCCGTACTCTTCATATGCATGGACTATAACCTCTGTATCAGTATTGGTATAAAACCTGTGGCCCCTCTCTATTAGCTCTTTCTTAAGCTCTGGAAAGTTATATATCTCCCCATTAAAAACTATCCAAATTGACTCATCTTCGTTGTGTATTGGTTGCTTTCCCCCTTCTATGTCTATAATGCTTAGCCTTCTCATTCCGAGGCCAACATTGTCATCAATAAAAAATCCCTCGTCATCTGGGCCCCTGTGCTTAATAAAATCAGTCATTTTTTGAGCAAAACGGGATCTGACAAGCCGTAGAACCCGGTAATTCCGCACATCTTGGCTTCACCTTTTTATGATTTTGTTTAGGTCGATCTTTTCAGGCTTTCCTCTCCTCAACCTTTATGTATCTGGAGGTATTACCTATAAGCCTCTCTGCGAGCTCAATTATCTTTTGCTCCATTAACAAGCACCTCTAAGTAGCTTTTAAGGGATTTTGCAATTTCTTTTCTATCATAATGTCTTTTAACAAATCTTCTTCCCCTTTTGCCCATCTTTACCCGAATTTTTGGGTTCTCAAAGAGGAACAATATCTCATCCGCTATCCCATGGGGGTTTGTACTAACAAAAATTCCACCCTTGGACTCTTTTATGAAGGCCAATAACTCTTTACTGCCTGAGCCCATGACTGGAAGCTCACAGGAGGCATACTCGTATGCTTTTGTTGGCATAGCATATTCCAAACTCTCTAGTTCTTTTAAGTTTGCGATCCCAACTAACGATTCCGACATAATCTCTGGAGTCCTGTCTCTTGGTAGAAGACCAGTAAAGATGACAACGTCTGTAAGGCATTTCTCCTTAGCTAGTTTTTCCAAATACTCTCTAACATCCCCGTCTCTTGCAATTAAAAATTTTATACCAATATTTCTCTCTTTAAGCTGTTCTATGGCCAAGATGACATTTTTCAAGTCCTGAGCATGCCCCACGTTCCCGGTGTATACGATTTGTCTTTTCTTTTTGGCCTTTCCTTGGCAATGATTTTTCCAATTTTAAGAAACGCCTTCAACATTTTTAGGGGATTCGTCCCAATATTCTCCAGAAGATATTTTTTATATGGTAGTTGGCGGGTTCTAAAGTTGTCGTAAGTTATAAAAAACACCTCGTGGCCTTTAAAAGCGTCCATCAAGTAAAGCATCTCAGTCAAATGCCCGCCGTGGGAACAGACTAAGGCAACCTTCATCTCACTATCACCTTATAATTTATCCAGTAAAAGAAGTTTGCAATCCTTTTTATGAGCCTATCGACCACACTATAGCTCAACTGCTCCTCAGGAATCTTCCAGTCCAGGCTTCTCAGCAATTTTTTCCTATCACACTCTATTTTCTCAACCTTTGCCGTAATTCCATCTTTCGTCCCTTTAATTTTGAATTTGATTCCCTCAAATCCATTCAAAATTGAGTAGCCCCAGGTCAGTACCTCAGTTGCCAGCAAAGAGGGAAGCATTAGCAGGAGCTCTTTCCAGGTTAAGTACTTCCTTAGGATTATATACCTCCCTTTCTCCAGGTGATATATCTTCTTGGACGGAACTTTAAGCTCGTAATCGTGGTAAACTATTGAAGTCGGCACATACAGAATTTTAAACCCCTTTGCATGGGCCCTCCAGGAAAGCTCAGCATCCTCCATGTAGCTGAAAAAGTTCTCGTCAAAGCCCCCGAGTTCAAAGTATTCACTCCTTCTCATTGCAAAGCACGCCCCAGACAGACCGCTAAGATACTCGAATTCATCAAACTTCCTGGGATCCCCATTCAACCCCCTCACAAACGTTAACCCGGTAAAATGCTCTATGTTCCCGCAGGTGTTTATCTTGGAGCCATCGTAGGTCAGGATCTTGGGGGTGGTAATTAATTTTTGCTCCTTTTCCAGGGGTTTCAAAAGCTCTTCGAGCCAGCCCTTCTCGACCTTAGTGTCGGGGTTCAGGATAACAACATACTCCCCCCTCGCATGCCTAACCCCCAAATTGTTCCCTCCACCATAGCCCAGGTTTCTAGGGTTTTTAATCAGCTTAACCTGCGGAAATTCCTTCTCAACGAGCTCAGCGGTTCCGTCGGTAGAGCCGTTATCTACCACAATAACTTCCAGGGGATTATTATCCAAAACAGAGGTTAAACAGGCCCTTATGTATTTTTCATGATTGTACGTGACTACGATGACGCTCGCCTTATTTGAGAGGCTCATAGCTCACTCCCTCACCATCTTTGCCAGCACGTTGAGCATCAGCCCGGCAACAAATAATTGAATCCCGATGATCACGAAAATCCCCGCGCCTATTGCTTGAGTTAAATAAACATTCCCACCCCTGTAGTACGGCTCTAGAGCTAAATAAGCCAGAATTCCGGCAACGATGAAAGATATCAAACTCAAAACCCCGAACAGCAACAAGGGCCTCCTGTACCCTATCAAACTTACAATTCTCGCTAAAACACCGAGCCCGTGAGACAGTGGATTCTTCTTGTGCTTTCTTGGAACATCATAGCGGACGCTTATCGGGACCTCCATAATTTTAAGTCCCTCTCCCCTGGCCTTCACTATCATGTCCGTCTCCACCGAGTAGTCGGGGCTGTTCAGGTCAAGCTTCTCCAGAGCTTTTTCGCTGATTGCCCTAAAGCCGCTCTGGGAGTCAACCCCAACTCCGGCCGCGACTTTGGTGCCTTTGTTTAATACCCACAGGCCTAACCTTCGGTAGAGCGGAATTTTCTTTTTGCTCCCGTTCAAGTACCTCGAACCGATGACCAGGTCAGCTTTCCCTTTAACTATCGGCTCAAGGAGGAGAGGTATCTCATCCGGGTTGTGCTGGCCGTCTGCATCTAAAGTTACAACAACATCGTACTCCTTGCTGAGGGCGTACTCAAAGCCCGTCCTGAGGGCCTGCCCCTTGCCCTTATTCACTTCGTGCCTTATAACAACCGCGCCCGCTTCTCTGGCTATCTCGGAAGTCCTATCAAAAGAACCGTCGTCAACGACGAGGACATCGCCGAACTTCTTAGCTAAAGCGACGACAGAACCGATCGTCAGCTCCTCGTTGTAGGCTGGAATCACTATTAGGGTTTTCATCCTGCTCACCGTTCTTTAAACAATCTTAAAACATTATGCTTTAATAAATTTTGGACATTAATGCGCGTTCAATCCCTCCTAAATATTCCTCTGTCAACGATTTTCTTACCAACTGCATAGGCATACCTTATGACCGTCCCGTTGACTTCCTCCGGAAGCTCAAACTCTTCCTTGCCTTTCACTTCGTACCACTTCTCGAACACTTTGGTCCCGTTGTCCAGGAAGCCCCATATCCCCAACCCTGTTCCGGTAGCGTTCTCAAAGTGGAGGATTACTTTCTCATTCTCCTTCTCCACCCTGACGTTCGGGTGTTTGAGCCTCAGGATTTTTATCATTCCCCTATCGGAATATACGAGCTCGTAGGGCTCATTTGCATTGATGAAGAGCCTTACCAGAGTTGTGTTGAAGGCTTCCTCGTTCATGAATATTGCATATTTATAATCAAGGTTTATGTAGAGGTAGGTGTTTGTGTTTGATGCCGAAAGCCCTGGCTTCATAACTCTGCCTTGATATTCGACGTAAAGCTCCTTCGGCGATATTACTTGCCCATTAAGGTTCACAATCACGTTCCACCTCTCCCCAGGCTTCGCTATTATCTTATAATCCCCCCTCTGGAAAACCAAAGCCCCAATCTTGGATGTGAGGGGCAAAACAATGAGGCCGTACTTTTCGGTTATGTTGTACTTCGGGTGCATTTTTGCGGTATCAACTATGGCTCCAAACTTTAAGAAATCATAATAACTAACAACAACGTAATCCACCCCAAGGCTCATGGCCCAGTTTTCATCGAGCTTGTCGAGGTAGTAGAGGGCGACACCAGTATTTGGGCTCCCTTGAGCTATTGGGCTTCTTCTTGCATAATAGGTTACAAAGTGCCCGTAGTCCCACCAGGTCAAAACTACGTCGTTTTGGTTGGAGTTCTCTCTAAGCCATGTTAAGGCCTCTTCCCAGTGCTCGTTTGCATATGGCCTAAGGGAATACGTTTCTTTTATCGAGAACCCCCCGTTAACCATTGGGAGAAGAACCAGCAGCCCAATGCCCACTGCCGAAACTTTTCTTCCGTCTAGACGGTTTAAGGTTTCATAAAGCTCTACAACCCCAATTCCAGCCATGAGGGCTATCGCAGCTGAGCCTATGAAGAGGAACCTCGTCCACGTTTTTATCATGTAAATACTTGGGAAGATAAGGCCCAAAATTAGGAAATCACTCATGTTTACCCTATTCGGATCAAACCTCAGGAAGAAAAGCGGAGCCAGGAAAAGGCTTATTGAAAACGCCTTCCATAAATCACTAAAACTCGAGGGTTGGGTTTCCTGAATTGGGGCCTCTATGAAAATCCCAAAGCCTGTGGAAAGCTCCTTAAGTGCCTCGAAGCGGTGGAAGAGCACAAAAACACCAAGAACCGCAAGCCCAATTAAAACTCCGGCCCTTGCTTTTCTATCTTTGATAAACTTCCCGAGGATGAAAATCAAAATTATGAAGGCCAAGCCCAGTGGAACAAGATACTTAACGTGGACTAAGAGATAGGCGTCCTTTATCGTGCCGAACTCAAGCATTAATTTTTCAGCGACCCTCTTACCCAGTTGGTCATAACCAAGCATCCCGTAGCCAAACTTCCCGCCGAGGGAGTTGGCCATAAAAGCTCCCAGAACCGTTGAAAGAACTAACGCCAGGGCATCAAGCAAGTTTTCCTTTTTATCCAGAATGAACGCTCCAACAGCAAGGAAAACTGCATTTGCAAGCAAAAATATGAATATCGGATAGTAAGCCTGCCAGAAGATTGAGGCAAAGCCGCTCGCAAAAGCCGGAACTAAATAAAGGGCAAACCTCAGGTTTCCCAGCTTATCCTTCATAGAAATTGCTAGAGCAACGCCGAGCAAAGCCACAGAATACCAGAAGAGCATGTAGTTGTCTCCCCTGTAATAGTTGGCCATGGACCTAAATACATGCCCGAAGCTTATTGCAAGGAATAAAGAGGCAAAAAACGCCTTCTTCTCATCGTAGAGCTTCAGAAGAGCAAGGTAAAGGAAGACCACGGTTAAAACCCCAAAAATCACGGGGGTTATCCGAAACGCATTATAAAGGGAAACCCCAAAAACCTTCAAAACTTTATAAACATAGGCCGGGGTCATCCAGAGGCCCAAAGGATGAGCGTTATTTATCTGACGCCCCCACGGCCCACCTGCAATCGTCAAAAAGTTAAACCAATCTCCCGCTTTTAAAGCCTCCTCAATGTAAGCCAGATGAAAGTAAGGATCATACCCAAGTATGTACTTATGCCTCAAGGGAATTAACCTTAGGATAAGCGTGATTGCAGTTAACACAGGCAAAGCAACTTTAGGCTTAAAGGCCTCCTCAAGCTTCATCCCATCCCACCGCCTCACATATTTTTCTTCCTATTTTACTTAAGCATTTCGTTAATCTCATCTATCTTAACATATCTACTCTCTTGACCTCTCTCATCAGGAAAGCTACCGTCAAGGTAAAAAGTACAAAACCCCCGAAAACAACAGCCTGTCCCGATGCCCCCAGCCCCAATAAATTCTCTTTAAAGATCGCAAAGGCCAATATAACCCCTACAACAGGCAAAGCAACCTTCAAATCTGGTTTCATCATGAGGAAGTAAAGAACCCCTCCAGCTAGAAAGCTCTCAGGAATTACAAAACCAAAAAGAACAAAGAGGATCGGAATTATTTCAGGTTTTCTCACCCTTACCTCTCTTCTCAAAACATCATCAAGAAGCAGAACCCCGGAAAAGCCAAAGATCAAAGCATTCATAAGCTCCTCATAGGTGTAAACGTCCCCACTAACTACCTTTGAACTGGAATAGATTATGTAGAGAAAATACCCAACCAAACCAAAATCCCTGTTTTTTAGAGAAAGGCCAAATAAAATAGGTGCAATAAACATAACGTACTCCTTGAGAATTAATCCACCTATTATAGATGCAACAACTCCAATCATCTAAACCACCTTCGCTATTTCCCTTATGTAGTCACTCGGCCCCAGATCTATAGTCGGTGCTAAAGCATTGAACCTCTTCAATATTTTTTCCCTCTCAAGATAAGCCCTGTAAAGCCTCTTCAGAGTCTCCCTGTCTAGCTCTCCCCCATAAAACAGTATTGGATTTGGAGACAGCAGTAATACTTTGTGGTTCCACTTCGCCTGTGCAATAGCTTTGTACAAATCGGAGGGGTTGTTGAGGTCGCTTATGAATATAAGGAAAGAAGGCATCTTTATAAGTGATAGGCCCTCAAATATTCCCTTGCTCCCCCTTCTACCTTTCTTTAGGGGCAGAACCTTATTCAGAAAATCCCTCCCCTTTTTGCTAAGCTTCACCTCGAGCTTTGCCCTCAGGCTCATGGCCCCCTTTTTCCATCTCAGGTTTAACTTCCTCCTCATGTTCTCTAGGTGTGCCATTGATTTCGCCGCCTTAATAAAATCCGCGCTCTCCTCATCGTAAATCACCATCCCAACACGATAGCTTTTGATTAGCGTTGCGGCAAGCTGTAAGGCCAGTGTTGATGCGTAATCAACTTTCGCCATTTTGATCCCTTTCCTCATCTCGTTCGTGTTGTCGACAAAAATGTATACATCTGCATCG harbors:
- a CDS encoding glycosyltransferase, which translates into the protein MKNVILAIEQLKERNIGIKFLIARDGDVREYLEKLAKEKCLTDVVIFTGLLPRDRTPEIMSESLVGIANLKELESLEYAMPTKAYEYASCELPVMGSGSKELLAFIKESKGGIFVSTNPHGIADEILFLFENPKIRVKMGKRGRRFVKRHYDRKEIAKSLKSYLEVLVNGAKDN
- a CDS encoding glycosyltransferase family 2 protein, translating into MSLSNKASVIVVTYNHEKYIRACLTSVLDNNPLEVIVVDNGSTDGTAELVEKEFPQVKLIKNPRNLGYGGGNNLGVRHARGEYVVILNPDTKVEKGWLEELLKPLEKEQKLITTPKILTYDGSKINTCGNIEHFTGLTFVRGLNGDPRKFDEFEYLSGLSGACFAMRRSEYFELGGFDENFFSYMEDAELSWRAHAKGFKILYVPTSIVYHDYELKVPSKKIYHLEKGRYIILRKYLTWKELLLMLPSLLATEVLTWGYSILNGFEGIKFKIKGTKDGITAKVEKIECDRKKLLRSLDWKIPEEQLSYSVVDRLIKRIANFFYWINYKVIVR
- a CDS encoding glycosyltransferase family 2 protein, translating into MKTLIVIPAYNEELTIGSVVALAKKFGDVLVVDDGSFDRTSEIAREAGAVVIRHEVNKGKGQALRTGFEYALSKEYDVVVTLDADGQHNPDEIPLLLEPIVKGKADLVIGSRYLNGSKKKIPLYRRLGLWVLNKGTKVAAGVGVDSQSGFRAISEKALEKLDLNSPDYSVETDMIVKARGEGLKIMEVPISVRYDVPRKHKKNPLSHGLGVLARIVSLIGYRRPLLLFGVLSLISFIVAGILAYLALEPYYRGGNVYLTQAIGAGIFVIIGIQLFVAGLMLNVLAKMVRE
- a CDS encoding STT3 domain-containing protein, with amino-acid sequence MKLEEAFKPKVALPVLTAITLILRLIPLRHKYILGYDPYFHLAYIEEALKAGDWFNFLTIAGGPWGRQINNAHPLGLWMTPAYVYKVLKVFGVSLYNAFRITPVIFGVLTVVFLYLALLKLYDEKKAFFASLFLAISFGHVFRSMANYYRGDNYMLFWYSVALLGVALAISMKDKLGNLRFALYLVPAFASGFASIFWQAYYPIFIFLLANAVFLAVGAFILDKKENLLDALALVLSTVLGAFMANSLGGKFGYGMLGYDQLGKRVAEKLMLEFGTIKDAYLLVHVKYLVPLGLAFIILIFILGKFIKDRKARAGVLIGLAVLGVFVLFHRFEALKELSTGFGIFIEAPIQETQPSSFSDLWKAFSISLFLAPLFFLRFDPNRVNMSDFLILGLIFPSIYMIKTWTRFLFIGSAAIALMAGIGVVELYETLNRLDGRKVSAVGIGLLVLLPMVNGGFSIKETYSLRPYANEHWEEALTWLRENSNQNDVVLTWWDYGHFVTYYARRSPIAQGSPNTGVALYYLDKLDENWAMSLGVDYVVVSYYDFLKFGAIVDTAKMHPKYNITEKYGLIVLPLTSKIGALVFQRGDYKIIAKPGERWNVIVNLNGQVISPKELYVEYQGRVMKPGLSASNTNTYLYINLDYKYAIFMNEEAFNTTLVRLFINANEPYELVYSDRGMIKILRLKHPNVRVEKENEKVILHFENATGTGLGIWGFLDNGTKVFEKWYEVKGKEEFELPEEVNGTVIRYAYAVGKKIVDRGIFRRD